One genomic window of Leopardus geoffroyi isolate Oge1 chromosome C3, O.geoffroyi_Oge1_pat1.0, whole genome shotgun sequence includes the following:
- the LOC123585778 gene encoding LOW QUALITY PROTEIN: uncharacterized protein LOC123585778 (The sequence of the model RefSeq protein was modified relative to this genomic sequence to represent the inferred CDS: inserted 2 bases in 2 codons; deleted 1 base in 1 codon; substituted 1 base at 1 genomic stop codon): MAAASRTSIDFLVDTRAQHLVLRTPQGKLASKKSWVQGATGMSQYSWTTRRTVVLGTSRVSHSFMVIPECPYPLLGQDLLTKIGAQITFRQGXPQVTDGKGHPIQVLTMKLEDEYRLHQEALPREDNIDRWLQEFPSVWAETGGGGMGLATHRTLVLVELKPGESPVRIKQYPMSQEARKGIQPHIRRLRSLGVLVPCHSAWNTPLLLVKKPHTNDYXLVQDLREVNKRVADIHPTVPNPYTLLSSLAPSRVWYTVLDLKDAFFSLPLAPQSQPLFAXEWHDPEEGYSGQLTWTRLPQGFKNSPTIFNEALHEDLGEYRREHPGLTLLQYVDDTLIAADTAKDCERGTQDLLATLGALGYRASAKKAQICRERVSYLGYILEGGQRRLSDARKETVLKIPTPTSRREVREFLGSAGYCRLWVPGFAEITRPLYEATKEGKTFKWAEKEETAFNRLKKALLSAPALGLPDITKPFHLFVDEHKGIAKGVLTQGLGPWNRPVAYLSKKLDPVAAGWPPCLRIIAATALLVKDADKLTLGQEIWITTPHAIEGVLKQPPDRWMSNTCVTHYQSLLLNPPWVWFYPSVALNPATLLPDPDLGAPLHDCAGILEQVRGFRTDLTDRPLPDAETTWFTDGSSFVQDGHRYAGAAVVTEMDTVWAEALPSGTSAQRAELIALTKALMLGAGKQLNIYTDSRYAFATAHIHGAIYQERGLLTAEGRTIKNKQEILNLLMALWLPAKLAIIHCQGHQKADNTVARAFELNLLLSFKDQELFLSLSGLQRAHEDIWPHLRAIYKAGLIPTPHQYRLGDWVYVKRHHRETLKPCWKGPYIVVLTTPTALKVDSIATWVHHTHARPADPSSIQKDFIMRWAISQDQHNLLKLKLQRI; encoded by the exons ATGGCGGCCgccagca GGACCTCTATTGACTTCCTTGTCGACACCAGAGCACAACATTTGGTCCTCCGCACCCCCCAAGGAAAACTAGCCAGCAAAaagtcctgggtacaaggggcaactggtatgagccagtattcatggactacccgAAGAACAGTAGTTTTGGGAACCAGCCgggtatcccactcctttatggtaataccagaatGCCCCTACCCGCTGTTAGGACAGGACTTACTgaccaagattggagctcagataactttcagacaag ggcctcaggtcaccgatggcaagggccaccccatccaggtactgaccatgaaactggaggatgaataccgcctccaccaggaggcgctcccaagagaggataatatagacagatggctacaagaattcccctcagtttgggcagagacg ggggggggggggatgggactAGCCACTCACAGGACCCTGgtcctggtagagctcaagccaggagagagtccggtaaggatcaaacaataccccatgtctcaggaggcccggaaggggatccagccacacatccgGAGACTACGAAGCCTAGGGGTACTAGTTCCTTGCcactctgcctggaacacccccctactgctggtcaaaaagcctcacacaaatgactacTGACTGGTACAAGACCTccgggaagtaaataagagggtcgcggacatacacccaactgtccccaacccatatactctcttgagctccttggcgccctccagggtctggtatactgtactagatttaaaggatgccttcttcagtctgccgctggcaccccagagccaacccttgttcG AAGAGTGGCATGATCCGGAGGAGGGCTacagtgggcaactcacctggacacggctacctcagggattcaaaaattcaccCACCATCTTCAACGAGGCACTACACGAGGACCTGGGTGAGTACAGAAGGGagcaccctggcctcaccctcctGCAGTATGTAGATGACACCCTGATTGCTGCCGACACGGCCAAAGACTGTGAGCgagggacccaggacctgctggctaccctgggggcctTGGGGTACCGGGCATCCGCAAAGAAGGCTCagatatgcagggagagggtaagttaccTGGGATATATCCTGGAGGGCGGACAGCGGCggttatcagatgccagaaaagaaactgtcctaaagatccctactcccacctcccgAAGAGAAGTGAGGGAATTCCTAGGATCAGCAGGCTACTGCCGCCTCTGGGTTCCAGGGTTTGCTGAGATCACCAGGCCCCTAtatgaagctaccaaagaggggaaaacatttaaatgggctgaaaaagaagaaactgcctttaatcggttaaaaaaggccctcctaagtgccccagccctgggcctgccaGACATTACGAagcccttccacctctttgtagacgaacataagggaatagcaaaaggggttctaactcaagGCTTAGGCCCCTGGAACCGCCCAGTAGCTTACCTGTCTAAGAAACTAGACCCAGTGGCTGCCGGCTGGCCGccatgcctaagaattattgcggcgacagcactcctagtcaaggatgcagacaaactgaccctaggacaggagatctggatcacgACCCCACATGCCATTGAAggggtcctgaaacagcctccGGATAGATGGATGAGCAACACATGTGTGACTCATTACCAGAGCCTCCTACTCAACCCTCCGTGGGTGTGGTTCTATCCCAGCGTGgccctcaatcctgcaaccctgctgcccGACCCTGACCTAGGTGCTCCACTACATGACTGTGCGGGAATCCTGGAACAAGTACGTGGATTCCGGACGGACCTGACTGACCGGCCCCTCCCCGATGCTGAGACTACTTGGTTTactgatggcagcagctttgtgcAAGACGGACACAGGTATGCGGGTGCAGCGGTGGTCACTGAAATGGACACCGTATGGGCGGAGGCTCTACCCTCCGGAACGTCAGCCCAGCGAGCAGAGCTCATAGCTCTCACCAAGGCGCTGATGCTGGGAGCTGGAAAACAGCTTAACATCTACACAGACAGCCGTTATGCATTTGCCACAGCTCATATTCATGGGGCAATTTATCAGGAGAGGGGGTTACTGACGGCAGAAGGAcggactataaaaaataagcaggagatACTTAACCTGCTTATGGCCTTATGGCTTCCTGCCAAGCTAGCCATTATCCACTGCCAAGGGCACCAAAAAGCTGATAACACAGTAGCTAGAG CCTTCGAGCTGAacttattgctgagttttaaagatcaagaactttttctttccttgagcgGGCTCCAGAGGGCGCACGAGGACATTTGGCCGCACCTCCGTGCCATCTACAAGGCTGGCCTGATCCCAACACCTCATCAGTACAGGCTGGGAGACTGGGTCTACGTCAAGAGGCACCACCGAGAGACCCTCAAGCCgtgctggaagggaccctacatcgtGGTGCTGACAACCCCCACCGCTCTCAAAGTAGACAGCATCGCGACCTGGGTCCATCACACCCACGCTCGGCCAGCGGACCCCTCCTCGATCCAGAAGGACTTCATCATGCGATGGGCCATCAGTCAGGACCAACACAACCTGCTCAAGCTCAAGCTACAGCGCATTTGA
- the LOC123585986 gene encoding T-cell surface glycoprotein CD1a-like isoform X6: protein MLLLQLVLLTVLVPGGDSDDDFQGPNSFRMILTTSFYNRSWTQNLGSAWLDELQTHGWDSKTGTLIHLRPWSKGNFSNRELMEQERSIHAASIAFPLIFQNHVSQWQLEYPFQVQLVKGCVLPFGEAPVGFLWIAYQGSDLMSFQNTSWWPSPKGGRRAQQVSKLFNQYHVVNLQIQAHVNNICPRFLLGLLDAGKADLQRQVRPEAWLSTGPSQGPGRLLLVCHVSGFYPKPVWVTWMRGDQEHQGTRRGDVLPHADGTWYLQTSLDVEAREAAGLSCRVRHSSLEGQDIVLYWEQHRPVSLVFLAVIVPLVLLAGLAFWLWKRWKSHWRPQCTGLPLERDPRSPGPGRP from the exons ATGCTGTTGTTGCAACTGGTATTGCTCACGGTTCTTGTCCCAGGTGGTGACAGTGACGATG ACTTCCAGGGGCCGAACTCCTTCCGAATGATCCTGACAACATCTTTTTACAACCGTTCCTGGACACAAAACCTTGGCTCAGCTTGGCTGGATGAGCTTCAGACTCATGGCTGGGACAGCAAGACCGGTACTCTCATACACCTGCGACCTTGGTCCAAGGGCAACTTCAGCAACAGGGAGCTGATGGAACAGGAAAGGTCAATACATGCAGCATCCATTGCATTTCCTCTGATATTTCAGAATCACGTCAGTCAATGGCAGCTTGAAT ATCCTTTTCAGGTACAGCTGGTCAAAGGCTGTGTGCTGCCCTTTGGAGAGGCACCAGTAGGATTTTTGTGGATTGCGTATCAAGGATCAGATCTCATGAGCTTCCAGAACACGTCATGGTGGCCATCtccaaagggaggaaggagagctcAGCAGGTCTCCAAACTATTCAATCAGTACCATGTTGTCAACTTACAAATACAAGCGCATGTTAATAACATCTGCCCCCGTTTCCTCTTGGGTCTACTTGATGCAGGAAAGGCAGATCTTCAGCGGCAAG TGAGGCCCGAGGCCTGGCTGTCCACTGGCCCCAGTCAGGGGCCTGGCCGTCTGCTCCTTGTGTGCCATGTCTCTGGCTTCTACCCAAAGCCAGTGTGGGTGACGTGGATGCGGGGTGACCAGGAGCACCAGGGCACCCGACGAGGTGACGTCTTGCCCCATGCTGATGGGACATGGTATCTTCAGACGTCCTTGGATGTGGAAGCCAGAGAGGCAGCCGGCCTGTCTTGCCGAGTGAGACACAGCAGTCTAGAAGGCCAGGATATTGTCCTCTACTGGG AGCAGCACCGCCCTGTGAGCTTGGTCTTCCTGGCAGTGATCGTGCCCCTGGTACTTCTGGCAGGTCTTGCATTTTGGCTCTGGAAGCGCTG GAAATCACACTGGAGACCTCAGTGCACTGGCCTCCCTTTGGAGAGAGATCCCAGAAGCCCAGGACCAGGACGTCCCTGA